A portion of the Burkholderia sp. GAS332 genome contains these proteins:
- a CDS encoding Glycine/D-amino acid oxidase, producing MFHQSAEHVASYYARTYPGSIPLRPTLEERLDTEVLIVGAGFSGLHTALRLALAGKRVTLLEASRVAWAASGRNGGQALLGWSCDMPPLEAALGLERARQLWDSMRWAAREIRELPQRHAFDADYRAGSLWAAVLPRRVALLQEAQREAEEKWRYDGMRLIPRAEMPEWIASDRYHAALYDPEAGHLNPLKLAQGLAAAIEQAGGRIFEQSQVQEYRETSGGYVVSTDKGEVRADVLVLACNAYIDRLDRKLSRRMLPVGTYQVATAPLAPELARSLLPRNSCVIDNQFVPDYFRLSPDNRLLFGGGCTYAGGIPKDIAAATRPYLERAFPQLRGVEVEFAWGGHIDISMKRTPDIGRQGERYWLQGYSGHGVLPTLAAARAVADAILGDDELLGLYQAIDNPPFPGGALLAAPLEVMGKTWYRLRDRV from the coding sequence ATGTTCCATCAGTCCGCCGAGCACGTCGCTAGTTACTACGCGCGCACCTATCCAGGCTCGATCCCACTGCGCCCGACTTTGGAGGAGCGCCTCGACACCGAGGTATTAATCGTCGGAGCCGGTTTCAGCGGCTTGCACACGGCGCTGCGCCTGGCGCTCGCAGGCAAGCGTGTCACCTTGCTCGAGGCCAGCCGGGTGGCCTGGGCGGCGTCCGGGCGCAATGGTGGCCAGGCCTTGCTCGGCTGGTCCTGTGACATGCCGCCGCTGGAGGCCGCGTTGGGGCTGGAACGTGCTCGCCAGCTGTGGGACAGCATGCGCTGGGCCGCCAGGGAAATACGTGAGCTGCCGCAGCGGCATGCTTTTGATGCGGACTACCGTGCCGGAAGTCTGTGGGCGGCGGTGTTGCCGCGCCGCGTTGCACTGCTACAGGAGGCTCAGCGGGAAGCCGAGGAGAAATGGCGCTATGACGGGATGCGCTTAATTCCTCGCGCGGAGATGCCCGAATGGATTGCGAGTGATCGCTACCATGCGGCGCTCTACGATCCCGAGGCGGGCCACCTGAATCCGCTGAAGTTGGCCCAAGGCCTGGCGGCGGCGATCGAGCAGGCCGGGGGGCGCATTTTCGAACAGAGCCAGGTGCAGGAGTATCGCGAAACGTCTGGCGGTTATGTTGTGAGCACCGACAAGGGCGAAGTGCGTGCAGACGTGCTGGTGCTCGCCTGCAACGCCTATATCGACCGCCTCGACCGCAAACTGTCGAGGCGCATGCTGCCGGTCGGCACGTATCAGGTTGCCACCGCGCCGCTGGCGCCGGAACTGGCCCGCTCGCTGCTGCCGCGCAACAGTTGCGTCATCGACAACCAGTTTGTTCCCGACTACTTCCGCTTGAGTCCGGATAACCGCCTGCTATTCGGCGGCGGCTGCACCTACGCGGGCGGTATTCCCAAGGATATTGCGGCGGCCACGCGGCCCTACCTGGAACGGGCGTTCCCGCAACTGCGCGGGGTGGAAGTGGAATTTGCCTGGGGCGGGCATATCGATATCAGCATGAAACGCACGCCGGATATTGGCCGGCAAGGCGAGCGCTACTGGCTGCAAGGCTATTCGGGGCACGGCGTGCTTCCCACGCTCGCTGCTGCCCGCGCCGTCGCGGACGCGATCCTCGGTGACGACGAATTGCTGGGCCTGTACCAGGCCATCGACAATCCGCCTTTTCCCGGCGGCGCGTTGCTGGCGGCGCCGCTGGAGGTCATGGGCAAGACCTGGTATCGTCTGCGCGATAGAGTCTGA
- a CDS encoding MFS transporter, CP family, cyanate transporter, with the protein MNSHSSATPARTAAKDASHALTWRDALWLGVIVVIGINLRPLLTSISPLMTTIRAATGLSFYGASLLTSLPVVAMGIGAFGAGALTRSIGETRGVALGLLAIALACGARWMAASGGTLLLTAALAGVGVAAIQALLPAVMKQRFHARVPLAMGVFSASIMGGGGLGARLSPWMSGATGSWHAGLAMWAIPACVALICWLSLNFRTPHDTAKQATPGNAVTFSLWRKRRAWTLGLYFGIVNGGYTTLVAWLPAFYQQRGVSVADSGSLLASMTAFQAASALLLPLAAAPFRDRRPWLVLGLSAQFAGLLGLVLWPDAAPLVWVGVAGAGLGGTFSLTLVTAMDHSTDHRVAGRLVAFTQGVGFILAAIAPVVAGIVRGWTGGFGAAWITLAASVVAMIAVSFLFSPRSYGEWN; encoded by the coding sequence GTGAATTCGCACTCCAGCGCCACTCCCGCCCGTACCGCCGCCAAGGATGCATCCCACGCGCTGACGTGGCGGGACGCCTTATGGCTGGGCGTGATCGTGGTGATCGGCATCAATCTGCGGCCCTTGCTAACGTCGATCAGTCCATTGATGACGACGATCCGCGCGGCAACCGGGCTGAGTTTTTATGGCGCCTCGTTGCTGACCAGCCTGCCGGTCGTCGCGATGGGCATCGGCGCGTTCGGTGCCGGTGCGCTAACCCGGTCAATCGGTGAAACGCGCGGCGTCGCGCTCGGTTTGCTGGCGATCGCGCTGGCTTGCGGTGCACGCTGGATGGCGGCAAGTGGTGGAACCTTGCTGTTGACGGCGGCGCTCGCGGGCGTCGGCGTCGCGGCCATTCAGGCGCTGCTGCCGGCTGTCATGAAGCAGCGTTTTCATGCGCGCGTGCCGCTCGCGATGGGGGTTTTCTCGGCCTCGATCATGGGCGGCGGCGGCTTGGGGGCGCGCTTGAGTCCATGGATGAGCGGCGCGACCGGGTCGTGGCATGCGGGTCTCGCCATGTGGGCGATTCCTGCTTGTGTCGCGCTGATTTGCTGGTTGAGTTTGAATTTTCGCACCCCGCACGATACGGCAAAGCAGGCAACGCCGGGCAATGCGGTGACTTTTTCGCTGTGGCGCAAGCGGCGCGCCTGGACGCTCGGCTTGTACTTCGGGATCGTCAACGGCGGATATACGACGCTCGTCGCCTGGCTGCCGGCGTTCTACCAGCAGCGCGGGGTGAGTGTCGCGGATAGCGGTTCGCTGCTTGCCAGCATGACGGCGTTTCAGGCCGCATCAGCGTTGCTGTTGCCGCTTGCTGCGGCACCGTTTCGGGATCGGCGGCCGTGGCTCGTGCTAGGTTTGTCCGCCCAATTCGCCGGGTTACTCGGATTGGTCTTGTGGCCCGATGCAGCGCCGCTGGTCTGGGTCGGCGTTGCCGGCGCCGGACTTGGCGGGACGTTCTCGTTGACGCTCGTCACAGCCATGGATCATTCGACGGATCATCGCGTCGCGGGAAGGCTCGTCGCATTCACTCAGGGTGTCGGGTTCATTCTGGCGGCCATTGCACCCGTTGTTGCCGGGATTGTTCGGGGTTGGACCGGCGGCTTTGGGGCGGCCTGGATCACCCTGGCTGCTAGCGTTGTTGCCATGATTGCAGTGAGTTTTTTGTTTTCGCCCCGGAGTTACGGGGAATGGAATTGA
- a CDS encoding transcriptional regulator, XRE family with cupin sensor, translating into MNKQEEIEGLAILIRDLRKHKKVTLGALAEKIGRSVGFLSQIERGLSRPTVGDLTAIGEALGVPTTYFYNLSKPRALPWVTRPDERRTLYYAEGVTDVLVSPNMSAGFSMLESHLAPGASSGDRPLNDSDEQGGFVLEGELTIWLDDGAQPVTLGPNDGFQVPAHARFRYANLSDEPTRVLWVFA; encoded by the coding sequence ATGAACAAGCAGGAAGAAATTGAAGGTCTCGCGATACTGATTCGGGACCTGCGCAAGCATAAGAAAGTGACGTTGGGCGCATTGGCGGAAAAGATCGGCCGCTCGGTGGGTTTCCTTTCCCAGATCGAGCGCGGCCTCTCTCGCCCGACTGTGGGCGACCTGACCGCCATCGGCGAAGCCTTGGGTGTACCCACCACGTATTTCTATAACCTGAGCAAGCCGCGCGCACTGCCTTGGGTGACCCGGCCGGATGAACGCCGCACCCTCTATTACGCCGAGGGTGTGACTGACGTGTTGGTGTCGCCGAATATGTCGGCGGGTTTCTCCATGCTGGAAAGCCACCTGGCCCCAGGCGCCAGCAGCGGTGATAGACCGTTGAACGACAGCGACGAGCAAGGTGGCTTCGTCCTCGAAGGCGAGTTGACCATCTGGCTGGACGACGGGGCACAGCCGGTGACCTTGGGCCCTAACGACGGCTTCCAGGTGCCGGCGCACGCGCGGTTCCGCTATGCCAACCTTTCCGACGAACCGACGCGGGTGCTTTGGGTGTTCGCCTAG
- a CDS encoding transcriptional regulator, GntR family, whose product MAPRSRNPSSADAETPLHTAIGDDSISVEARVYASITAALLQGRLRPGAQLVERDLAAAFGCTRGALRKVLARLGFEGKLVLEANRGAFVPSPSEEDIRQVYRARQIVEAGIVAALCGSLSAAHQRRLRAHVRSEEKASRAGAIEESVRLAGQFHVLLTELAGGTELLGLVGQLVAKTELYKALFDPSKGSTCSADEHRQIIEALDAGDLRAALDTMREHLSALEERVVEQVRKSAAGEDLGAVFGV is encoded by the coding sequence ATGGCTCCACGTTCCCGAAATCCCTCGTCTGCCGACGCAGAAACGCCGCTTCACACCGCGATCGGCGATGATTCGATCAGCGTCGAGGCGCGCGTTTACGCGTCGATCACGGCGGCGTTGTTGCAAGGCCGCCTGCGGCCAGGCGCGCAACTGGTCGAGCGCGACCTCGCCGCGGCGTTCGGTTGCACGCGCGGCGCGTTGCGCAAGGTGCTGGCGCGGCTGGGTTTTGAGGGCAAGCTGGTGCTCGAGGCGAATCGCGGCGCATTTGTGCCGTCGCCATCGGAAGAAGACATTCGTCAGGTGTACCGCGCCCGGCAGATTGTCGAGGCGGGCATCGTTGCGGCGTTGTGCGGGAGTCTGAGTGCGGCTCACCAGCGCCGCCTGCGCGCCCATGTGCGCAGCGAAGAGAAGGCGTCACGCGCCGGCGCAATCGAGGAATCCGTGCGGCTCGCGGGCCAGTTTCATGTGTTATTGACGGAGCTGGCGGGCGGGACGGAATTGCTCGGCCTGGTTGGGCAACTCGTCGCGAAGACCGAGTTGTACAAGGCGTTGTTCGACCCGTCGAAGGGTTCGACCTGTTCCGCGGACGAGCATAGGCAGATTATCGAAGCGCTCGACGCGGGAGACCTGCGTGCGGCACTGGATACGATGCGCGAGCATCTGTCGGCGTTGGAGGAGCGGGTGGTCGAGCAGGTGCGCAAGAGCGCCGCAGGAGAGGATCTCGGTGCGGTGTTCGGCGTATAG
- a CDS encoding bacterial translation initiation factor 1 (bIF-1), which produces MAKEELLELDGIVDEVLPDSRYRVTLDNGVVVGAYASGRMRKNHIRILAGDRVTLELSVYDLTKGRINFRHKDERATGGGGARNTQFRRR; this is translated from the coding sequence ATGGCGAAAGAAGAACTGCTTGAACTTGACGGTATCGTCGACGAAGTACTTCCGGATAGCCGTTACCGCGTGACGCTCGACAACGGCGTCGTGGTTGGCGCTTACGCGTCCGGACGCATGCGCAAGAACCACATCCGTATTCTCGCGGGCGACCGCGTTACGCTGGAACTGTCGGTTTACGATCTGACCAAAGGCCGGATCAATTTCCGTCACAAAGACGAGCGCGCCACCGGTGGCGGCGGCGCACGCAACACGCAATTCCGTCGCCGTTAA
- a CDS encoding serine protease translates to MQKQRHKSKQYGSPITFAEFGVLWPKANARRVFAGAACISLSLALAACGGNSDVDTTSETTPTPERAAALAAASSTVALQSSLKMNVSGLSSDASNDRFIVKYKTGTAERGSTSAVQSRLDRLTNAFPAKAHHVRRMGIGADVVTTERKLNARDAKAFMRAMASDPDVEYVEPDTPMSVTMAPNDPEYGKQWGLTSNQKPGVTTAGIRAEGAWDMANGAGTVIAMIDNGVTRHSDLNANILPGYDFTANNRGGDGTNLGITTETCPVVWHGTHVAGIMAAQTNNGVGIAGIAPAAKVVPVRVMNACGRGFTSDVADGVTWAAGGSVSGVPNNAYPAKVINVSLGGGGSCGMTFQNAIDYAVSRGAVVVAAAGNDGNSAANFTPANCRNVISVGGSNRPGLKWVLSNYGQTVDIAAPGDSIWSTYNNGTAAPGTEGYTYLDGTSMAAPMVSGVIALAQSVAPTPLSATEMRALLTQNVQPFPNGKPDQPIGSGILDAYATVIAARSGKIPAAADFTCSEATTIMQVTCKDLSTARGAPIKSWTWNFGTGGPDMVRTQSVAPYVNYDYPGTYEITFTVTDSTGAVSKLTRPFQVMPPTLTDLSAGTPLTISAKNGDMQNYDLVVPAGVKSLTFTLSPETASQIATLYVRAGTPSMLHPDCESVMVRGGAATCTITNPVAGTYYGILSANTKLSGVSLLATYTQ, encoded by the coding sequence ATGCAAAAACAGAGACATAAGAGCAAGCAGTACGGTTCTCCCATTACCTTTGCGGAATTCGGCGTGCTGTGGCCGAAGGCAAATGCACGTCGTGTGTTTGCAGGCGCCGCCTGTATTTCGCTTTCTCTCGCACTCGCAGCATGCGGCGGAAACAGCGACGTCGATACAACGTCCGAAACAACACCGACCCCGGAAAGGGCAGCGGCACTGGCGGCGGCATCCAGCACCGTTGCCCTGCAATCGTCCTTGAAGATGAATGTGAGCGGCCTGTCTTCGGACGCATCCAACGACCGCTTCATTGTCAAGTACAAGACCGGCACCGCTGAACGCGGATCAACCTCTGCAGTCCAGTCAAGACTCGACCGGCTAACGAACGCCTTCCCCGCGAAAGCGCACCATGTGCGCCGCATGGGCATTGGGGCTGATGTGGTTACAACGGAACGCAAGCTGAACGCCAGGGACGCCAAAGCGTTCATGCGCGCCATGGCATCCGACCCTGATGTCGAGTATGTGGAGCCCGATACACCGATGTCCGTAACCATGGCGCCAAACGACCCGGAATATGGCAAGCAGTGGGGCTTAACCTCGAACCAGAAACCCGGTGTCACCACGGCTGGAATACGGGCAGAGGGTGCTTGGGACATGGCTAACGGTGCCGGGACCGTGATCGCAATGATAGACAACGGTGTGACCCGTCATAGCGACCTGAATGCCAATATCCTGCCTGGGTACGATTTCACCGCGAACAACCGGGGCGGCGACGGCACGAATCTCGGCATCACCACCGAGACATGCCCGGTCGTCTGGCACGGCACCCACGTCGCGGGCATCATGGCCGCGCAGACCAATAACGGCGTTGGTATAGCCGGGATCGCACCCGCCGCCAAGGTCGTCCCGGTCCGGGTCATGAATGCATGCGGAAGAGGCTTTACATCCGACGTCGCCGACGGCGTGACGTGGGCCGCTGGCGGCAGCGTGTCGGGTGTCCCTAACAACGCCTACCCGGCGAAGGTCATTAATGTGAGCCTTGGCGGCGGCGGCTCTTGCGGCATGACGTTTCAGAACGCCATTGACTACGCCGTCAGTCGGGGGGCCGTTGTCGTTGCGGCGGCTGGCAACGATGGCAACAGCGCAGCGAATTTTACGCCGGCGAACTGCCGGAACGTGATCAGTGTCGGCGGCAGCAATCGCCCCGGTTTGAAGTGGGTTCTTTCAAACTACGGACAGACTGTCGATATTGCCGCGCCTGGCGACTCGATCTGGTCCACCTATAACAACGGAACCGCCGCGCCGGGCACCGAAGGCTATACCTACCTGGACGGCACGTCGATGGCGGCACCCATGGTGAGCGGCGTGATCGCACTCGCTCAATCAGTCGCTCCCACGCCCCTGAGCGCCACGGAAATGAGAGCGCTGCTGACGCAGAATGTGCAACCGTTTCCCAACGGCAAACCGGATCAACCTATCGGCTCAGGCATTCTGGATGCGTACGCGACTGTCATTGCCGCCAGGTCCGGAAAGATTCCTGCGGCAGCGGATTTTACGTGCTCCGAAGCGACGACGATCATGCAAGTGACATGCAAGGACCTGTCTACTGCCAGGGGTGCGCCGATCAAGTCATGGACCTGGAATTTCGGCACGGGTGGTCCTGATATGGTGCGCACACAATCGGTCGCGCCCTATGTGAACTATGACTATCCCGGCACTTACGAAATCACATTCACAGTGACGGATAGCACCGGAGCCGTTAGCAAGCTGACGCGCCCATTTCAGGTCATGCCTCCAACCCTGACGGACCTAAGCGCCGGTACTCCGCTAACAATCTCAGCAAAAAACGGCGATATGCAGAATTACGATCTGGTTGTTCCTGCGGGCGTCAAGAGCCTGACGTTCACCCTGTCGCCAGAGACAGCCAGTCAAATCGCAACACTGTATGTCAGGGCCGGTACGCCATCCATGCTTCATCCTGACTGCGAGTCCGTTATGGTCAGAGGTGGGGCCGCCACCTGCACGATCACCAACCCGGTAGCCGGAACTTACTACGGCATATTGAGCGCCAACACAAAACTGAGCGGCGTTTCTCTCCTGGCTACCTATACGCAATAA
- a CDS encoding Predicted transcriptional regulator YheO, contains PAS and DNA-binding HTH domains — protein MRKTTDSPVKDLLLDRYAPIADGIAALFYPCAEVVIHDLRDQTIAYLVNNLSKLEVGGPSVLDEVHYAARGRTIGPYEKLNWDGRRMRCVSNILFDDDGKPAGMLCVNFNIAVFEDVRSTLDLFIKGGNLTEAPAEELFRDDWQDRINTFLHTWLRERQIGINALTREHKREIVEALHAQGAFRGRSSANYVAAVLTMGRATVYKILKQMKEGG, from the coding sequence ATGCGCAAGACAACCGACTCTCCCGTGAAAGACCTGCTGCTGGACCGCTACGCACCGATTGCAGACGGCATCGCGGCGCTGTTCTATCCGTGTGCCGAAGTCGTGATTCACGACCTGCGCGATCAGACCATCGCGTATCTCGTGAACAATCTGTCGAAGCTCGAAGTCGGCGGCCCCTCGGTGCTCGACGAAGTCCACTATGCGGCGCGCGGCCGGACGATCGGGCCGTACGAGAAGCTGAATTGGGACGGCCGTCGCATGCGCTGCGTGAGCAACATTCTGTTCGACGACGATGGCAAGCCGGCCGGCATGCTGTGCGTCAACTTCAACATTGCGGTGTTCGAGGATGTGCGCTCCACGCTCGATTTGTTCATCAAAGGCGGCAATCTGACGGAGGCGCCCGCGGAGGAGTTGTTCCGCGACGACTGGCAGGACCGTATCAACACCTTCCTCCACACCTGGCTGCGCGAGCGGCAAATCGGCATCAATGCGCTCACGCGTGAACACAAGCGGGAAATCGTCGAGGCGCTGCATGCGCAAGGCGCGTTTCGCGGCCGCAGTTCCGCGAACTATGTAGCCGCCGTGCTGACGATGGGGCGCGCCACCGTCTATAAGATTCTGAAGCAGATGAAAGAGGGCGGTTGA
- a CDS encoding Ferredoxin, with product MPDTPSPFLVRVEPLGQSFEAPDSLTILEAAGFANLRLPRSCRNGTCRTCLCKMTAGRVRYTIEWPGLSREEKAEGYILPCVAIAETDVVIEVPDAVELQQR from the coding sequence ATGCCGGACACCCCAAGCCCTTTTCTCGTTCGCGTCGAGCCGCTCGGCCAAAGCTTCGAAGCGCCCGATTCGCTCACGATCCTCGAAGCCGCCGGCTTCGCGAATCTGCGCCTGCCGCGCTCGTGCCGTAATGGCACCTGTCGCACGTGTCTATGCAAAATGACAGCGGGACGCGTGCGCTACACGATCGAGTGGCCGGGTTTGAGTCGCGAAGAAAAAGCGGAGGGCTACATCCTGCCGTGCGTGGCGATCGCGGAAACCGATGTGGTGATCGAAGTGCCGGATGCGGTTGAATTACAGCAGCGCTAA
- a CDS encoding glutamine synthetase, which translates to MTSPSTDLLSEVRAFRAAHPEVRYVDLICLDIPGHFYGKRYPVDMLEKVAAGSLLKLPQNCILLGAQGGLYPIGDYCFNDGDPDAVRRLIAGTLKPVRWESQPLGQMLISSDGTEAPIEFEPREVLARVLKRLERRGIHPVVAFELEFYLFDARLADGLPQFPRDPFCDDRDDQPNMHIERLSRFSSVLGEMVDATREQGVDATVITAELGPGQFEINFDHNDDGLRAADWAALFCRSTRGVAMKHGYRASFMSKPYLHAPGSGMHVHVSLYDEAGNNLLAADGQRPLRHAVAGCLALLPHCMPVFAANHNAFRRYGWKANAASRGSWGFEDRDACIRIPESDDRNLRIEHRVAGADANPYLVLAAILTSMEHGLDAGREPIAPLNEDRRSGIDFPKDMLTAVAAMQNHPVVREGMGEEFVMVYCENKRQDHLDFMSEVNAREYRWFL; encoded by the coding sequence ATGACTTCCCCCAGCACCGACCTGCTCAGCGAAGTGCGCGCCTTCCGCGCGGCGCATCCCGAGGTGCGTTACGTCGACCTCATTTGTCTGGATATCCCCGGGCACTTTTATGGCAAACGATACCCCGTGGACATGCTCGAGAAGGTCGCGGCCGGCAGTCTCCTGAAGCTGCCTCAGAACTGCATTTTGCTCGGTGCGCAGGGCGGCTTGTACCCGATCGGCGACTATTGCTTCAACGACGGCGACCCGGATGCGGTGCGCCGCCTGATTGCCGGCACCCTCAAGCCTGTGCGATGGGAGAGTCAACCATTGGGCCAGATGTTGATCAGCTCGGACGGCACCGAGGCACCCATCGAGTTCGAGCCACGCGAGGTCCTGGCGCGCGTGCTGAAGCGCCTCGAACGGCGCGGCATCCACCCGGTCGTGGCCTTCGAACTGGAGTTTTACCTGTTCGACGCCAGGCTCGCGGACGGTCTGCCGCAGTTCCCGCGCGATCCGTTCTGTGACGACAGGGACGACCAGCCAAACATGCATATCGAGCGACTGTCGCGCTTCTCCAGCGTGCTGGGTGAGATGGTCGACGCCACGCGCGAGCAGGGCGTGGATGCCACCGTGATCACGGCTGAACTGGGACCGGGGCAGTTCGAGATCAACTTCGACCACAACGACGACGGTCTGCGCGCCGCGGACTGGGCCGCCTTGTTCTGCCGAAGCACGCGCGGCGTGGCGATGAAACACGGCTACCGCGCCAGCTTCATGAGCAAGCCATATCTGCATGCGCCGGGCAGCGGCATGCATGTGCACGTGAGTCTCTATGACGAGGCCGGCAACAATCTGCTGGCTGCAGACGGCCAGCGGCCCTTGCGCCACGCGGTGGCCGGGTGTCTCGCGCTTCTGCCGCATTGCATGCCGGTCTTCGCTGCCAATCACAACGCTTTTCGCCGCTATGGCTGGAAGGCGAATGCCGCCAGCCGTGGCAGCTGGGGCTTCGAGGATCGCGATGCCTGCATTCGCATTCCCGAATCGGATGATCGCAACCTGCGCATCGAACATCGCGTGGCGGGCGCCGACGCAAACCCTTACCTTGTGCTGGCCGCCATCCTCACCAGTATGGAGCACGGGCTCGACGCCGGTCGCGAGCCGATCGCGCCGCTCAATGAGGACCGCAGGAGCGGCATCGATTTTCCGAAAGACATGCTCACGGCCGTCGCCGCGATGCAGAATCATCCGGTGGTGCGCGAGGGTATGGGGGAAGAGTTCGTGATGGTCTACTGCGAGAACAAACGCCAGGACCATCTGGATTTCATGAGCGAGGTGAACGCGCGGGAATACCGCTGGTTCCTTTGA
- a CDS encoding Proteolipid membrane potential modulator has translation MRLLLAILLPWFQFFTIGRPFAGIICLILQITLIGWIPAAIWSVYALSQYNTDKKIARAMGNGR, from the coding sequence ATGCGTCTTTTGCTTGCCATCCTTCTGCCGTGGTTTCAGTTCTTCACGATCGGCCGGCCGTTTGCCGGGATCATCTGCCTGATCTTGCAGATCACGCTGATTGGCTGGATTCCGGCCGCGATCTGGTCGGTGTATGCACTGAGCCAGTACAACACCGACAAGAAAATCGCCCGGGCGATGGGCAACGGGCGTTAA
- a CDS encoding Tfp pilus assembly protein PilF — MNHNDADANAVVARADAHFSARRMTEAMNGYRQVLAVRPRDAHALHRMGLVCVHTDEIDRAREYLELALQAAPERAELWEHAGLLAALKGDHGSAEASYRRAISLAGSTASLHRNLADCLRLSGRLNEAMDHYEKSIEIDSGVHHAVRALARICTALGKSDDAADYWLRAWLLDPASPQDGLDLIAALLKAGRNRKLDEAIEQIRTRFADNADTLNSLAYVLNTRDLFSEALSVARQGLVIDPHHPFLHHNAARALSITGNVAESRPHSTEAARLLPDNPHLQFHLAGVLLALGEFEEGWKRYRSFYDLPGTENERVRPGFPEWHGEPVAGCRFLLVGEQGRGDEIQFLRFAEWLNRQGAAVDVLVSQPIAELAASTTGVQTVFTTLPPGPYDYWCHMLRMPEHTKLDLPMLPIAMPYLAPTPEKLSHWKIHIEAIPHGNEQAQNKRVGVAWAGSPHHVLDRYRSIQLAALKPLFGLDGITWYSVQKGVHEHESDDLAHEYDLHALGPAINDFTDTLAILQTLDLLVTVDTSVAHLAGAAGLPVWVLVPAYPEWRWLTGRTDSPWYPSMRLFRQRELGKWDPLVKEVRAALQLWRDAPAARLCVR; from the coding sequence ATGAATCACAATGACGCAGACGCGAACGCTGTCGTCGCGCGTGCAGATGCGCATTTTTCCGCGCGACGGATGACCGAGGCGATGAACGGTTACCGCCAGGTGCTCGCCGTACGCCCACGCGACGCACACGCGCTGCACCGTATGGGACTTGTCTGCGTTCATACGGATGAAATCGATCGCGCGCGCGAATACCTGGAACTGGCATTGCAAGCCGCCCCTGAGCGGGCTGAATTGTGGGAGCACGCGGGCCTGCTTGCCGCGCTGAAGGGCGACCATGGATCGGCTGAAGCGTCCTATCGCCGAGCGATCAGCCTGGCGGGCAGTACCGCCAGCCTTCACCGGAACCTTGCCGACTGCCTGCGGCTGTCCGGCCGTCTCAACGAGGCCATGGACCACTATGAAAAGTCCATTGAGATCGATTCGGGAGTGCACCACGCCGTTCGCGCGCTGGCCCGGATCTGCACGGCGCTCGGCAAGAGCGATGACGCTGCGGACTACTGGTTGCGCGCCTGGCTGCTCGACCCGGCAAGCCCGCAAGACGGCCTCGACCTGATCGCGGCACTGCTCAAAGCCGGCCGCAATCGCAAGCTTGATGAAGCGATCGAACAGATCAGAACCCGCTTTGCCGACAATGCCGATACGCTCAATTCGCTAGCCTACGTGCTGAACACCCGCGACCTCTTCAGCGAAGCGCTTAGCGTGGCCCGGCAGGGACTCGTCATCGATCCGCACCATCCGTTCCTGCATCACAACGCGGCAAGAGCACTCAGCATCACCGGCAACGTTGCCGAAAGTCGGCCGCATAGTACTGAAGCGGCCCGGCTTCTGCCGGATAACCCGCACCTGCAATTTCATCTTGCCGGTGTGTTGCTTGCCCTTGGTGAGTTCGAGGAGGGCTGGAAGAGGTATAGATCGTTTTACGACCTCCCCGGCACGGAAAATGAGCGGGTTCGCCCAGGTTTCCCCGAGTGGCATGGCGAACCCGTCGCAGGATGCCGGTTTCTGCTCGTCGGCGAACAAGGGCGCGGCGATGAAATCCAGTTCCTCAGATTCGCCGAATGGTTGAATCGTCAAGGTGCTGCAGTCGATGTACTGGTCAGCCAGCCGATCGCGGAACTGGCCGCGAGCACGACAGGTGTGCAGACCGTATTCACTACCCTACCGCCCGGTCCATATGACTACTGGTGCCATATGCTGAGGATGCCGGAACATACAAAACTCGACTTACCCATGCTTCCGATTGCGATGCCCTACCTCGCGCCAACGCCGGAAAAACTCAGTCATTGGAAGATTCATATCGAAGCGATTCCACATGGCAACGAGCAGGCACAAAACAAACGCGTCGGCGTAGCGTGGGCCGGCAGCCCTCACCATGTTCTCGACCGTTACCGGTCTATCCAACTGGCCGCGCTGAAGCCACTTTTCGGGCTTGACGGTATAACGTGGTATTCGGTCCAGAAAGGCGTCCACGAGCATGAAAGCGACGACCTGGCACACGAATACGACCTGCATGCTCTGGGCCCCGCGATCAACGACTTTACGGACACGCTAGCGATACTGCAGACGCTCGACCTGCTCGTTACCGTCGACACGTCGGTCGCTCATCTGGCCGGTGCGGCCGGACTGCCTGTCTGGGTGCTCGTGCCCGCCTATCCCGAGTGGCGATGGCTGACCGGCAGAACCGATAGCCCGTGGTATCCGTCAATGCGCCTGTTCCGCCAGCGGGAACTGGGTAAGTGGGATCCCCTTGTCAAAGAAGTGCGGGCTGCGCTGCAACTGTGGCGTGACGCC